tgggttttgagcaaaacccgaacctTTGACTAAGTCAACCGAGCTCCCACGTGGTCCGATcgtgatttttcttggatattcggaaaacCCATGCTTcgtatagcaactttaattctcgggCCTTGTCTGGAATCACCCCCtaggtagatgaaatcgaagagagaagagagggagtttttcggaggagagagagtgccgagagagtgagaggaaaaaaaaagtggagaaATAATTCTCCTGGGGAGAATTATAGAAGTGGGGAGCAATCCCCCGCTTCTCGCACCACACACTCACGCGTGCACCTCTTACATAATCGcccttatatccttccacaaacaTGTCACATCAAATATCCACACTGTCTATCTCGACGGGctatacattaacaaaaaaaaaaaatatagcctaaaaaaaaaaatacgggtctctacagtcaCGTTCAAAGTTAAGCTCACATCTTTTCGAGCCATTTTCAATAAATGTGCATTCTTACACAAGCATTAATACACTAAAAAGTTTTAACAATTGTGTCATGATCATCATTTCTTCCtaagaacaagaacaaaagtGATTGCCCTTATTTCTTCTTTCTGCGCTTCTTCTTGCACCATCGTTCGATAGCAATCGAACAAGCTATCCAaaattctctctccaaaatggTGGCTTATCATCGATTCTTGAATCGCCCTAACAGTCATTGCAACGTCCATTCCATAGCTTGTGATATCCTCAATATCATCGTCTATTTGGAACATTTCAAGCCTGTCCATTACAAAAGAACCCTCACTTCTGATTTCATCTTCTAGCTCATCTGGTGATGGTGCATAAAATGGAACGTTATACATATCAAGCTTCTCCTCCTCGACTTCCCCCTACAAAAACAACATGATCTCTTGCATGTGTCATTGCTTATGGGCAATGGCGgccccaaaaattatttttcaacggaGTCGTACAATTTTTTCCCCTTGACATGCAAGTTGAGAGAAGTTGGCCTTTACTTTGAGTTCATACtacagatatatatatttatcatCATGCAATTTTGATTTTCTCAATTAGCGAAACTAATTCTTACTTAATATTCTTTATTAGCAAGTTACAACCAAACTTAACGCTCATAGAGTTTTAGCTAAAATGACACAAGGCAGGCACATTATATAGTACCTTTGATACCAAGATGGCGAAGGACTTTGCAAGTAGTTCCCAGAAGAATGAGTTCCCTCTGTCAACTTGGTTTTTACCCATTCTACCCAACAAGATTAGCACCATTTTCCCTCCATGAATCAGCTCTTCGGATCTTGATTTCAGGAACAGTGAGAAATCCTCTTGAAACTGCCTCAGGTACGCTTCTGATACATGTAGAGGGCTAGATTCAGATATGTAGATGCTCTCTTTGTTCAATGACCTACCTTGCTCATCATAAAGAGCTGGCGGAACCTGCAATGTATTACGTACATAATAATTGGTGTGATCACCAAATGTGTTGAAATGTTTGTTAGATAAGATTACAACAGTTTCATAATCTTATCCAACAGTGCCGACCCTATGATATTGAGGGCTGCAAAGTCCTAATATAGGGGTGCTCTATatacttttttgagcaaaattGCAAACAGATAAAAAcaagctaaaataacaaaatttcaaagataTAACAAGAGTCAAGGTTTAGAGGAATTGTGTGAAATGTCCAACACTCAAATAATCATAAAATCTAGTTCCTAATGTATTCATTATATTGCGTGAAAAAAGTTAAGT
This DNA window, taken from Rhododendron vialii isolate Sample 1 chromosome 8a, ASM3025357v1, encodes the following:
- the LOC131297920 gene encoding probable methyltransferase TCM_000336 translates to MDVDKVLHTTGGVGQTSYARNCSLQKKASDVVKHITLETIRELYVATTPKSLGIADLGCSSGHNSLSIIREMVDTIDEASRKQVSRPLPEFRICLNDLPTNDFNAIFAALPEFYDQLRGGRNDHAGPPIYIAGYPGSFYGRLFPSESLHFIYSCYSLHWLSKVPPALYDEQGRSLNKESIYISESSPLHVSEAYLRQFQEDFSLFLKSRSEELIHGGKMVLILLGRMGKNQVDRGNSFFWELLAKSFAILVSKGEVEEEKLDMYNVPFYAPSPDELEDEIRSEGSFVMDRLEMFQIDDDIEDITSYGMDVAMTVRAIQESMISHHFGERILDSLFDCYRTMVQEEAQKEEIRAITFVLVLRKK